One genomic segment of Francisella persica ATCC VR-331 includes these proteins:
- the miaE gene encoding tRNA isopentenyl-2-thiomethyl-A-37 hydroxylase MiaE, with product MQKALVDIELMFVDHAHCEMKASSSAITYIYRYPYKYDLVNRMSKKQTRITYFKIFYRCFDNRILYYACSCERKIAPFLGDELQKFYNSPIRI from the coding sequence ATACAGAAGGCTTTAGTAGATATTGAGCTAATGTTCGTAGATCATGCTCACTGTGAAATGAAAGCCTCATCTTCAGCAATAACATATATTTACAGATATCCATATAAGTATGATTTGGTTAATAGGATGTCAAAAAAACAAACACGTATCACCTACTTCAAAATATTTTATAGATGCTTTGATAATCGGATCTTATATTATGCGTGTTCTTGTGAAAGAAAAATTGCGCCATTTTTAGGTGATGAGTTGCAAAAGTTTTATAATAGTCCTATTAGAATCTGA
- the gpmI gene encoding 2,3-bisphosphoglycerate-independent phosphoglycerate mutase, which produces MKKTILLVILDGWGYSDSDYFNAIKNANTPTWDSIWKEFPKTLINASSLEVGLPRGQMGNSEVGHVNIGCGRVVYQELTKIDKSIEEKTFGGNKAICTAIDNVIKNDSNLHLIGLLSPGGVHSHEEHIFEMIKIAKQKGIKRVYLHAFLDGRDTPPRSAEKSIKKADKLLQDLNIGYIASVCGRYYAMDRDNRWDRVEKAYNAIVNANAEFIYDSALEALEQSYARDQSDEFVIPTCIKKGGYLVKVKDNDSVIFMNFRADRAREISHAFTDESFDNFLRKKHLNINFTTLTEYDSKLKCAVAFPPEYPVNTLGEVLMKNHKTQLRIAETEKYPHVTFFFNGGREEQFAWEDRILIPSPKVATYDLQPEMSAPEVTDKLIAAINSGKYDCIICNYANSDMVGHTGNYEAAIQAIEYLDKCLARLKDAILEHDGSMFITADHGNADMMVNPETQKPHTAHTTNLVPFVYVGHKKAQVALENGKLSDIAPTILNVMGIVQPKEMTGRTIFNFENKDFI; this is translated from the coding sequence ATGAAAAAAACTATTCTTTTAGTAATACTAGATGGCTGGGGATATAGTGATAGTGACTACTTTAATGCTATCAAAAACGCAAACACTCCGACTTGGGATAGTATTTGGAAAGAATTTCCTAAAACACTTATTAATGCTTCTAGTTTAGAAGTAGGCTTACCTAGAGGTCAAATGGGCAACTCTGAGGTTGGTCATGTAAATATAGGTTGTGGTAGAGTAGTCTATCAAGAGTTAACAAAAATTGATAAATCTATAGAAGAAAAAACTTTTGGTGGTAATAAAGCTATATGTACAGCTATTGACAATGTCATCAAAAATGACTCAAACCTACACCTAATCGGACTACTCTCACCAGGTGGTGTTCACTCGCATGAAGAGCATATTTTTGAGATGATAAAAATCGCCAAACAAAAAGGCATCAAAAGAGTATATTTACATGCATTTTTAGATGGTAGAGATACTCCACCACGCTCCGCAGAAAAATCAATTAAAAAAGCAGATAAATTATTACAAGATCTAAACATAGGGTATATTGCTAGTGTTTGTGGTAGATATTATGCAATGGATAGAGATAATCGATGGGATAGAGTAGAGAAAGCTTATAATGCTATTGTTAATGCTAATGCTGAGTTCATCTACGACTCAGCACTAGAAGCACTAGAACAGTCATATGCTCGCGACCAATCTGATGAGTTTGTAATACCTACTTGTATCAAAAAAGGTGGATATCTTGTAAAAGTTAAAGATAATGATAGTGTTATTTTTATGAACTTTAGAGCAGATAGAGCCAGAGAAATTTCGCATGCTTTTACTGATGAAAGCTTTGATAATTTTCTAAGGAAAAAACATTTAAATATAAACTTCACTACACTTACAGAGTATGACTCTAAACTTAAATGTGCTGTAGCATTTCCACCTGAGTACCCTGTAAATACTCTAGGTGAAGTGTTAATGAAAAATCATAAGACTCAACTAAGAATAGCTGAAACTGAAAAATATCCACATGTAACATTCTTTTTTAATGGTGGTAGAGAAGAACAATTCGCATGGGAAGATAGAATACTTATTCCATCACCAAAGGTGGCTACTTATGATTTACAGCCAGAAATGTCAGCTCCAGAAGTTACTGATAAGTTAATTGCTGCTATTAACAGTGGTAAATATGACTGTATAATATGTAACTATGCTAACTCGGATATGGTTGGTCATACAGGGAATTACGAAGCTGCTATACAAGCAATTGAGTATCTTGATAAGTGTCTTGCTAGATTAAAAGATGCTATACTTGAACATGATGGTAGTATGTTTATCACAGCAGATCATGGTAATGCTGATATGATGGTTAATCCAGAAACACAAAAACCTCATACAGCTCATACTACAAACCTTGTACCTTTTGTATATGTTGGGCATAAAAAAGCTCAAGTCGCTCTAGAAAATGGTAAACTCTCTGATATTGCGCCAACTATACTTAACGTCATGGGCATAGTCCAGCCTAAAGAAATGACTGGCAGAACTATTTTTAACTTTGAAAATAAGGATTTTATATAA
- the serS gene encoding serine--tRNA ligase gives MLDAKYIKDNLQQVAKKLATRGYQFDIAEFEAQDQKRKYLQERTQDLQSQRNTISKEIGQRKAKGEDTSDIFTRVNQINEELKVIEKELKELQDSINQTLLSMPNLPADDVPVGKYENDNIEIRRWGTPREFHPEAKAKDHADIGKILNMIDFKSAAKITGSRFMVLKNKIAKLHRSLSQFMLDMHTEKHGYEELYVPYLVNNDSLFGTGQLPKFAADLFKLEGDFEYSLIPTAEVPITNIIRDEILDTESLPRYYTAHTPCFRSEAGSYGRDTKGIIRQHQFEKVELVHITTADKGEKSLELLTSHAEKVLQKLNLPYRVMKLCTGDIGFSAKKTYDLEVWLPSQNTYREISSCSWCGDFQARRMKARHKNSSMKKPELVHTLNGSGLAVGRTLLAVIENYQQEDGSIMVPDALINYMGGISVIK, from the coding sequence ATGCTTGATGCTAAATATATTAAAGATAATTTACAACAAGTTGCCAAAAAGCTTGCAACTAGAGGTTATCAGTTTGATATAGCTGAATTTGAAGCCCAAGATCAAAAAAGAAAATATCTACAAGAAAGAACTCAGGATCTACAATCACAACGCAATACTATTTCAAAAGAAATAGGTCAAAGAAAAGCTAAAGGTGAAGATACTAGTGACATCTTTACTAGAGTTAATCAAATTAATGAAGAACTAAAGGTTATTGAAAAAGAGCTTAAAGAGCTACAAGACTCTATAAATCAAACGCTACTATCAATGCCAAATCTTCCTGCTGATGATGTACCAGTTGGCAAATATGAGAATGATAATATAGAAATAAGAAGATGGGGAACACCACGTGAGTTTCATCCAGAAGCTAAAGCAAAAGATCATGCTGATATTGGTAAAATCCTTAATATGATTGATTTTAAATCCGCAGCTAAAATTACTGGCAGTCGCTTTATGGTACTGAAAAATAAGATCGCTAAACTACATCGTTCCCTATCACAATTTATGCTTGATATGCATACAGAAAAACATGGTTACGAAGAGTTATATGTGCCATATTTAGTTAATAATGATAGTTTATTCGGTACTGGACAGTTACCAAAATTTGCTGCTGATCTTTTTAAGCTTGAAGGAGATTTTGAATATAGCTTAATACCTACAGCAGAGGTCCCAATCACTAATATAATAAGGGATGAAATTTTAGATACAGAATCTTTACCTAGATACTATACAGCGCATACGCCTTGCTTTAGAAGTGAAGCTGGCTCATATGGGCGTGATACTAAAGGTATAATTCGTCAGCATCAGTTTGAAAAGGTAGAATTAGTACATATAACTACCGCAGATAAAGGTGAAAAGTCTCTAGAGTTACTCACATCACATGCTGAAAAAGTCTTACAAAAACTTAATCTACCATATAGAGTCATGAAGTTATGTACTGGTGATATAGGCTTTAGTGCTAAAAAGACTTATGACTTAGAAGTATGGCTACCATCGCAAAATACCTACAGAGAAATATCTTCGTGTAGTTGGTGCGGTGACTTCCAAGCACGCCGTATGAAAGCTCGACATAAAAATTCAAGCATGAAAAAGCCTGAGCTTGTACATACTCTAAATGGTTCTGGTTTGGCAGTTGGTAGAACACTTTTGGCAGTTATTGAAAACTATCAGCAGGAGGATGGTTCTATCATGGTTCCTGATGCTCTTATCAACTATATGGGCGGAATTTCAGTTATTAAATAA
- a CDS encoding ROK family protein has product MYLAGIEAGGTKFFTTIGNTNGNVIECHRTDTTTPNETMSEVIKVLKDYQKKYDIKAIGLACFGPIDINPSSKTYGHIINTPKIAWQNFDIVSAVKSTYSCPIGFNTDVNAAAICEQLWGCAQDISNFIYLTIGTGVGGGIICNNQLIQGAMHPEIGHLLIPQNLQDNFEGCCPFHGNCVEGLASGTAINRRWNVNSSSILPDDHIAWQFEAEYLATALVNYICSFSPERIILGGGVMHKTILFDMIRKNVTKYLNKYLDYIALKDMTKFIVPASFGDNTGVKGSLALALETFNNSKAK; this is encoded by the coding sequence ATGTATTTAGCTGGTATAGAAGCTGGTGGTACCAAATTTTTTACAACTATTGGTAATACCAACGGTAATGTGATAGAGTGTCATCGTACAGACACAACCACTCCAAACGAAACGATGTCTGAGGTTATTAAGGTTCTAAAAGATTATCAAAAGAAATATGATATTAAAGCTATAGGCTTGGCATGCTTTGGACCTATTGATATTAATCCCAGCTCGAAAACTTATGGTCATATCATAAACACTCCAAAAATAGCATGGCAAAATTTTGATATTGTCAGTGCTGTGAAGTCAACCTACTCATGTCCAATTGGATTTAATACAGATGTAAATGCAGCAGCAATCTGTGAACAACTATGGGGCTGTGCTCAAGATATCAGCAATTTTATTTACCTTACCATTGGTACAGGTGTTGGTGGTGGGATTATTTGTAATAACCAGCTAATTCAAGGAGCAATGCATCCAGAAATTGGTCATTTATTAATACCACAAAACCTGCAAGATAACTTTGAAGGTTGTTGTCCCTTTCATGGTAATTGTGTTGAGGGATTAGCATCTGGTACAGCAATTAATAGGCGCTGGAATGTTAACTCATCTAGTATATTACCAGATGATCATATCGCATGGCAGTTTGAGGCAGAGTATTTAGCAACAGCATTAGTTAACTATATATGCTCATTCTCTCCTGAGAGGATTATTCTCGGTGGTGGTGTAATGCATAAGACAATCTTATTTGATATGATTCGCAAAAATGTTACCAAATACCTAAATAAATACCTTGATTACATTGCGTTAAAAGATATGACTAAATTTATAGTTCCTGCATCATTTGGTGATAACACTGGTGTAAAAGGATCTCTTGCTCTTGCATTAGAAACTTTTAATAACTCCAAAGCAAAGTAA